Proteins encoded in a region of the Isosphaeraceae bacterium EP7 genome:
- a CDS encoding DUF5009 domain-containing protein, with translation MTTIPAKMDEQDVDRGPVVVLDAPLTGVRPGLRVDSVDVLRGLTIFLMIFVNDLGRAAPSWLHHIRPPRADGMTLADIVFPSFLFIVGVSIPLAFERAAELGASRWQQLRHILGRSASLLLLGVIELNHDDDTTLGGRIWGLLAFLSVILAWCSLPRNHGPKRNILLGLKVLGVAGMIGLLAIYRRSPESTSLPFYGAVDGWVWLRTSWWGILGLIGWAYLTVALLTLLIGSRREWLMGAMGLLMMLHLATHDRGLFDRVDDKAWLDPVRGAVDLLARGFDGIQGYVGLGDATGSLAAVTMAGCLLGSILRRDSTVRSHKERIAWASTFVVGLVLAGALTDTFEGINKIGATPTWCFWSAAIATSAWILLFAIIDVAGFRAWTFLFRPAGANPLLAYFLHPITIWLIGLAGFGSAILGYTGSPDPWAVVGGSAAMAVFVCGAAGLLARLGLRVRL, from the coding sequence ATGACGACGATTCCGGCGAAGATGGACGAGCAAGACGTGGACCGCGGGCCGGTGGTGGTCCTCGACGCACCGCTCACAGGCGTGAGGCCGGGGCTTCGAGTTGACTCTGTCGATGTACTTCGCGGGCTGACCATCTTCCTGATGATCTTCGTCAACGACTTGGGACGCGCCGCGCCCTCGTGGCTCCACCATATCAGGCCGCCCAGGGCCGATGGGATGACCTTGGCGGACATCGTCTTCCCGTCGTTTCTGTTTATCGTCGGGGTCTCAATCCCGCTGGCATTCGAAAGGGCCGCCGAGTTGGGCGCCTCTCGTTGGCAACAGCTTCGACACATCCTTGGCAGGTCCGCCAGCCTTCTGCTGCTGGGCGTCATCGAGCTGAATCATGACGACGACACGACGCTAGGCGGCCGTATCTGGGGCCTGCTCGCCTTCCTCAGCGTGATCCTGGCCTGGTGCTCCCTGCCTCGAAACCACGGCCCGAAGCGGAACATCCTACTTGGCCTGAAAGTGCTGGGCGTGGCGGGCATGATCGGCTTGCTGGCGATCTACCGGCGCTCGCCAGAGTCGACATCACTGCCATTTTACGGGGCCGTGGACGGCTGGGTCTGGCTCCGGACCTCGTGGTGGGGCATCCTCGGCCTGATCGGCTGGGCCTATCTGACAGTGGCGCTGCTGACCCTCCTGATCGGTTCTCGACGCGAGTGGTTGATGGGCGCGATGGGCCTGCTCATGATGTTGCACCTGGCGACCCACGACCGTGGTCTGTTCGACCGGGTCGACGACAAGGCCTGGCTCGACCCAGTTCGAGGCGCGGTCGACCTGCTCGCGCGAGGATTCGACGGGATTCAGGGGTACGTCGGGCTGGGCGACGCGACCGGCTCGCTCGCCGCGGTGACAATGGCCGGGTGCCTCCTCGGCTCGATCCTGCGTCGAGATAGCACCGTCAGGTCGCACAAGGAACGGATCGCCTGGGCTTCGACGTTCGTGGTCGGCCTCGTCCTTGCCGGAGCACTGACCGACACGTTCGAAGGAATCAACAAGATCGGCGCGACACCGACCTGGTGCTTCTGGTCGGCCGCGATCGCAACATCGGCCTGGATCCTCCTGTTTGCGATCATCGACGTCGCGGGGTTCCGCGCCTGGACATTCCTCTTCCGGCCGGCCGGCGCGAATCCGCTGCTCGCCTACTTCCTCCACCCGATCACCATCTGGCTCATCGGACTCGCCGGATTCGGATCGGCCATTCTCGGCTACACCGGGTCGCCAGACCCCTGGGCGGTCGTCGGAGGATCGGCGGCGATGGCCGTCTTCGTCTGCGGCGCGGCGGGGTTGCTGGCCCGACTCGGCCTGCGGGTCCGACTCTAG